In Dermacentor silvarum isolate Dsil-2018 chromosome 2, BIME_Dsil_1.4, whole genome shotgun sequence, the following proteins share a genomic window:
- the LOC119441261 gene encoding uncharacterized protein LOC119441261 encodes MGVSWTHLWLLVWKCYVIVVKRHWVAFIMELLAPAAVSLTLVFARQHMDYSRVLNVTHFEPFPVQRLPPRFHVPPPSAPRWLLLYAPETNATAAVLGAIAENSNPPLMVQGFKTEEAMVNHYTAAMAHRDSILGGVVFVGLNLNESGTLPLDIHFKASITSCQCSLHHIRAHFGD; translated from the exons ATGGGAGTGTCGTGGACGCACCTGTGGCTGCTCGTGTGGAAGTGCTACGTGATCGTGGTGAAGCGCCACTGGGTCGCCTTCATCATGGAGCTGCTGGCGCCCGCCGCGGTGTCCCTGACGCTGGTGTTCGCACGCCAACACATGGACTACTCGCGCGTGCTGAACGTGACGCACTTCGAGCCGTTCCCCGTGCAGaggctgccgccgcgcttccacGTGCCACCGCCCAGCGCTCCTCGCTGGCTGCTGCTCTACGCGCCGGAGACCAACGCCACCGCAGCTGTGCTCGGGGCGATTGCCGAAAACTCCAACCCGCCCCTCATGG TGCAAGGATTCAAGACGGAGGAGGCTATGGTAAACCACTACACGGCCGCGATGGCGCACCGGGACTCCATCCTGGGAGGCGTCGTCTTTGTCGGCCTCAATCTGAACGAAAGTGGGACATTGCCCCTGGACATCCATTTCAAGGCAAGTATCACAAGCTGCCAATGCTCCTTACACCATATTAGAGCTCATTTTGGGGATTGA